TTCCTGGTCTTTCAGTTCCTTTTCCAATCGATGCTTCTTTGCCTCTAGTTGAATTCTGAAGTTGTTTTCAGTTGTTCTACGTGCATGGCTATCATGGAAATCCTGATACTCTCTGAAAGTTCCCACATAACTTCTCTCCGATGATAGTCCAACAATCATTTGAAGTGAGTCAGCCATCTTTAATCGAGCCTCCTCTTCTTTCGCCTGCTGGTCATGTACCTGAGACTCCCGTTCAATAACTGATTCAGCAACGCCACCGGGAAGAAAATCTTTGCctctatatataataatataatcctTGTTCCTCAATATGACAGTTCCTCCTGTAAGACGCTGCACTGAGAAGATTCAGTGTCACAGATGAAGATTGAACATATGGATATCAAAGAAATCCTAATGACTCTAATATATTTCATGAGAACAATACACACCTTAAGATTTCTGGCCATCTGTTCATGATTGGTATTTTGGATACCCACTTTCACTGCAACCTTCGCTATAAGGCTCTTTTCCCAAAGCTTTAGTATAGCAGCAGCCAAACCCTGCAGTTTTGTATTTCTACCTGCCAGAAATTAGTCAAGATTATAGTTGGGCTACATATATAAACATCTTATGATGGGTTACTTATGAATATACAATAATGCTTGTGGAACTTTAAGGAAATAGGTTATGTGTGCATAAGATGTTACAATAGATAGTAGTGACAATCAACACTTAAATCATCCTATAAAGCATATTCATTTGAAACTATCAATAAAGTGACTGACAAGTGCAGAATATGGGGACTAATAGCAAACTCACCTAGGACAAAATGTGTTGGCAAAGGCCGTGCATGCTTCCGCAGGTAGGTCAGCTCCTCATCTGCTAGTGTTGGTCTCAGACCAGGAGGGCATTGTCTAAATGGAGTCTTGAAGTCAGGGACAACCTCAGGAAGGAGATCAGCATCAACAGGCAATGGTGTGTTCCACCACCAATCGATAAATCGAGGGCCCAAACTGTCCAGTAGTCTGTTGACTTCTCTTTCATATAGTGTTCCCTTGATAGGTTTGTCGTCCTTATCATCAGCTTCATCATTATCATTGGTTAAAGTTTCATCTTTACTCCAATATTTCCCTTGGGATGTAGGATTGTTAGATGTAGGATTGTTAGATGTTACTGGGGAAAGTTCCTCATTATAATTAACAAAGTCACGATGCCGCTTTGCGTTTTCTAGGTAACTGCTTCCTCTGTACACAAAATGTATGTCCCCTCTTGTCCAAACAACTAAGCCTCCTGTTTTAATCTAATGAAaagagaattaaaaaaataaatatcaaaggTTTTGAATTGATAATAATGATTTGGACTTAAATAATTCAAGGTAAAGAGGGTGTCGTTAAAATAGTTTCTCTGTTTAACCATAGTTTAACTAAGCCAAACATAATTCATCAGCTAAGCCAACCTAACAATTTCAGCCAATAAAAATCTTGAATCAAGCACCAGCAGTCCACCAACGGGTGTAGCACCACCTGCATCAATTCAATCATTTTATCTGCCAGAAAATGCTGGTCACATTTGCAACTTCCTAGCAGAACTGTGGTTCATGATGCCAAAAATGAACCCACCCTAGCTACATTgctctacattttttttttttgaagaaagaGAGACAAGATCGTCCCCCTTTCCATTTTCGAAACTAAGTTACTTAGCTACATTGCTGTACATGAAGCTAAAGATGAACTCCAAAGTTTCACAAAGATGCAACAAATGCTTTTGCATCACCACAACAAGAAGCTCATCGTCCAGGAAATCAAGTAGCAGCAGATAGCAATGTGAAGCAATCACCTCAAGAATCTCCCTTGCCCGGTCCATGCATCGCCGGAGCGGCTCCACGATCctcacgccggcgagctcctggCCCTTCGCCCACTGCCCCcgcacctcctccaccacctcgtcgGTGATCCCGGCCTTCTTGGCCCGCGCCCACCGCTCCTtcccccgcgccgcccgccgcagccgctccaGCTCGCCGGCCTCCAGCTCCGTCTCCGCGCGCGTCGGCACCCGCGTCTTCTTCTCCCGCCGCAGCACCACCTTGGTCTCCTCGTCCCTCGCCGCGGCCCACGGCACCGCCCTGCGaatccccttcttctcctcctcctcccgctccggcggcggcggatgtaTCGGGAGGTGGAAGGGGACGCGCGCGGTCGCGgtgctactgctactactaccaccaccaccattgggGCTGGGTGTGCGCGGGTCGGAGAGCTCGAGGGAGCGGACCTTGCGGATGATTCCGAGGACCGCGCGGCGGGTGCGGCCGCCGGGGACGCCGGCGGTGAGGGGCTTGGCGGAGCCGGGGTTTCTTGGCGCCGGTCTGGGCCCACGGTGCTGCTTCGGAGCCGGAGGGGCCTCGGTGGCGGGGTCCAGCGGGGAGACGGACGTCGAGGGGACATGCGGGCCGTGGAGccacggcggcggggtcggcgacggcggccgcggggaCGGGGAGAAGAGGTGCAGGGGAGGTGGCGCCATGGCGAGGCGAGGAGTTGGGGAGAAGAGACGGAGAATGAGAGGCGGATGTCCGTTTGGAGTgtgggatatttttttttctgggccCATCTGTCCGTGTTCAGCCCGTATATTgcaatggaataagttcatttcagGTACCTCAAGTTGTCGCCGAGTCTGAACTTCGCAATACTAGATAGAACATGTCTCCTCAGCTTCCAAAACCAATGCAAATTAGGTCTCAACATAATTTGAACgacggttttggctgacatagCACTTACGTGGCGCTGACAGGGCACTTCAAGTTAGAtaaaaagtgggacccacgtgttaGTGAGTAACCCACATGTTGGGACACGGTGTGGAGCTGACGATGCGCTGGCTAGTAGTGAGCACGCAGAAAGGCACAATGGCAGGCGGCCGGCTGGCAAACGCGGTGTTGCACCGGACGAGCGCACGGTGGGGGACGACATGCCTCGAGACGAAGATGGTCGGGCGTGGGGAGAGGAAGCTGAGGGTGAGGACAGGGCCATGGCGGCGGTGTAGCTCCTGGATGGCGGGCTCGAGGTTTGACCGCGCACGTGCGAGCCAAAGCAGTATACCTATGACGGACACAGCGGACGCCACTAGAAGCAACAGAAGACCAGCTGCTCCCGCGTTGTCGCCGCTCTTGTCCACATCCAATTTCATGATGGAAAGCCCCAGGAGAATGGTCGTGGAAGTGAAAAAGGGGGGCAGCGGGAGAGAGTAGGTGAAGCAAACAGAATGAGCGAGACCATGGTGGCTCCTTCCATCTGAAGCAAGCAGAGCGAGATTTGGAAGACGGCCATGGCGTGCCTCACCGTCCCCACCATGCTCCTCcgctccctcttcttcctcctcctgcgccCCACCTCCCTGCTGCTCCTCTTCCCACAGCAGCAAATTGCCGATCGTGGCCTCAGGGTCTACGTTGAGAAACTCGCTCGCGCACCCAACTAAGGCCTCCTTGACCTCTACTGGTCGCTCCTCTCCGTTGAATCCCACACCCCGGCCTCCTTAGACCCCGACCATCCGTGCCCGCGCGCTCAACTACGACCCCGACATCTACTGGAGGGACACATATGTGGTGTCCATGCCCTTCTTTGCGATGTTGTCCGCAGAGATGACGCTTGGATGGGCTGCCAAGGGTGCGTTTGCCACAAGCAACCTCTACTCGTTCACCACCGGTGACGGTTAGTGTACAAACTCGCTCGGTTCCTCCGTGTACTGCGTGGACAAGGAGTGTGGATGAAGGATGGACGAGTCACTGTCACCAGGATATGAGTGCGTCACGGGAGTGGATGCTGTCGAGGAGCGGGTCAAGGAGGAGGAACCCGATGCCGAagagcgcgacggcgatggccggtCAGGCGCACCCCAGGGGCCTGCCACTGTCGCCTCCGACGCTCCAAAGAGCGCACGCGGGTTTGGGCGCACGGTTGGGAAgggtgagagaggaggaagagtgATAAAAGGGAAAGATATGGGTTGATagcgtgggtcccactatattgtttttatttttaaccggATGATACGTGGGTCCAACGGTTTCTTTTTGCTTGAAGTGCCATATCCACACCACATAAGTGTCACGTCGGCCGAAACCGCCATCCAAACTGTCTTAGATCCTTATTTATACTGTTTTGAGAGTTGCGGGACGTGCCATATCTGGTATTGCGAACAGGGATGAAATTTAGACTAGCtgacaaattaagggacctaaagtgaacttattcctattgcAATTTCCAGCCCATACGGGCATGCTTCTATCCATCCCGGCCCATCCTGGCCTGGATTAgaacatatttttatttagCAAAGTTCAGGTATTCTGAACTTCTGGTGACAGGAGTTTTGAAGTTatatttacttaaaatttt
The Oryza glaberrima chromosome 8, OglaRS2, whole genome shotgun sequence DNA segment above includes these coding regions:
- the LOC127782644 gene encoding chloroplastic group IIA intron splicing facilitator CRS1, chloroplastic — its product is MNLFHCNIRAEHGQMGPEKKISHTPNGHPPLILRLFSPTPRLAMAPPPLHLFSPSPRPPSPTPPPWLHGPHVPSTSVSPLDPATEAPPAPKQHRGPRPAPRNPGSAKPLTAGVPGGRTRRAVLGIIRKVRSLELSDPRTPSPNGGGGSSSSSTATARVPFHLPIHPPPPEREEEEKKGIRRAVPWAAARDEETKVVLRREKKTRVPTRAETELEAGELERLRRAARGKERWARAKKAGITDEVVEEVRGQWAKGQELAGVRIVEPLRRCMDRAREILEIKTGGLVVWTRGDIHFVYRGSSYLENAKRHRDFVNYNEELSPVTSNNPTSNNPTSQGKYWSKDETLTNDNDEADDKDDKPIKGTLYEREVNRLLDSLGPRFIDWWWNTPLPVDADLLPEVVPDFKTPFRQCPPGLRPTLADEELTYLRKHARPLPTHFVLGRNTKLQGLAAAILKLWEKSLIAKVAVKVGIQNTNHEQMARNLKRLTGGTVILRNKDYIIIYRGKDFLPGGVAESVIERESQVHDQQAKEEEARLKMADSLQMIVGLSSERSYVGTFREYQDFHDSHARRTTENNFRIQLEAKKHRLEKELKDQEWRLSMLTKKIERSNQVLAKLHSSWSPSKKDGDRELLTEEERRIFRKIGLKMDEHVLLGRRGVFEGVIEEIHQHWKHKEVVKVITKQNQASQITYTSMMLEVETGGTLIAIERFTTSHAIILYRGKNYRRPTKSAPSNLLTKREALQRSIEVQRRGSMKYFARERKKSIDELKRELRNVTWEIRKLNHDTEQSWTA